The Mauremys reevesii isolate NIE-2019 linkage group 1, ASM1616193v1, whole genome shotgun sequence genome segment TCCATGATGCTGGGTAAAAGCTTTTGGATAAAGTAATAGCTGGAAAGAGGCTTGCAACCATGAGCAAAGAGTGTCTCCTCTcatgttcagggaaacaggattttatatacattctttgtaaacaaaTAGGATTGCACCAGAGTAACAGCACCATCAATTTCTCCTAACACAATGCACAAGACCCCAAATATTGACTAACCACTCAGGTCAACAGGGGTAACAACATCAAGAAGGTAGCAGTTCTATGCACATTTCCATTGCTTTAGCAGGGGAGTTGTTCTAGACAAGTGTAACCATGCATTAAATCTATTAAAAGCATAAAGTAGGTGGTACAATTTAAGTGTCCCATTGTGTCTCCACTCCACACAAGAGTTTGTCACTAACTTCAATGAGGGGTAAGAGGCAAAAGTAATTTtgaatccacttttttttttttaagtccttaCATTCAGCCTTCAATGAGTTTTATAAAACAATTTTTGCTATGAAAAAAGTATACTTTGTTACATTTATAACAGCTTttcaagaaaataaaagatacaTGTATTCAATTGCATAAGACTTCAAATGAAAAGACTACACAATACAAAAAATTTAGAACTTAAATCAGGAGTCTAATTGGTCAGTGCTTTTCTAACCTATAAAGCTGCACTTTCCTCTCCACCAACTATACTCACTTTAGCATATGGAAAGGAGTTAAAAGGGAAGAGTAGTTAAGGTGGATTCTGTTCATGAATATTCAATAATAGACAAGTTTTACAATCAATTGCAAACATGAAGAATAACTTTACTAGCAGACACTATTAGGTAGTTTAGGCTCCCAAAAAAGCAGTatttttagattattttttttttaagacacaaATGTTCTCAATTTttgaaattaatttgaaaataGCTTAATGGAATTTAGACAACCCTCACCATGTCTAACAGAGCACTGTACTAGTATATGAAATCCTGAAAATGAAGATGACCAATTACTGTCATTGCTCAAACTAGGTGCAAAAAATTAACAGCCTAgtgaaaagtttttgttttgttttgttttttttaagaactgTTAGTCAGAAATATTAGTAGTGCAGGTAACAAAAATATGTTTTGAGCCTGATAGTGTTCTTTGAAGCCACAACATTTTATAGCATCTAGAGGAGTacttaaaaatgtcaaaataaaaagtGCATCTTACTGCTGATAAGTACAAAAACTAAGTTTCTGAATTTTTGGTGTGGCTTTTATTCCTTTTAGGCATAATAAAGGAAGACGTTTAAACCAAATATGatgtttaaataaattacatACTTTCATCTTTTTGGTGGTGGCTTTTCTATATTGATATCTTAAtatttgcttatttatttaattCACAAGGAAATGCTAACAAGCACTACTTGTACTACTGACTAAGAGCACGCTGTAGTGAATAGTCTTTAGAGACAGTATCTAATATACAGCTAAGACCCCTTCCTTAGGATGAACTAGATCACAGATAGACTATTACACACTTTGCATAAAGTTTCAAAGGAAGATTAGAGCTAAAGCTACCATAGCACTCAGAGCAACACAATTCTTAGTTTGTGAAGAACAAAAAGTGACCAGAGGGGGAGGAAAAATATTCAGGTTAAGATTTCTACTCTGTATAAATGTATGTTCAAATTAATAGCCTAAATACTTCTAGCACAAGGCACTGCTCCCTCTCTGTAAGAGTGATCTTAGGATCCAAATGTTTCATCTGATATAAAGAGGGAGCTAGAAGCCAGAGTGCAGTAGCATTCAACATTAACCTGATTAAAGAGACAGTAACCTTTTTTTGTCCACCTTGTTGTATGAGTTGCTGTGAcccccaaaaaattaaaaaaagtacCACTTCCaatttctttattatttgtaacCTTTTGAAACTAATCACATAGAACTACAAAATTAGCAAATGCCTTGAAATCTGTATACAAAACATAAATTACCTCTAATTTCAAACTCAGTTATTATTGTACCACTCAATCCTTAGAAAAAGTGGCTCCAAAGGTAAATCTCAGACCATTCTTAAAAAAGGAAACTGTTCCTTTAATatcacaccctgccctccctcccacccccacacccaaATCTCAACAGATATCATTTAGTCATCATCCTCAGGGACATTTCCAAGATGAGATTTTATGTTCCGTTCCCACAACTTCTGGTTGTCAGAAAACCCATGCTTTCCTTTGTTGAAAGAATTTGGTCCTGCTGAGGTTGGTGTATCTCTGAAAAATAACAATTAGATGTGGAGATTAGTTTAATAAAATAGTTGGGAGAACTGGATGTATGACTGGAGTGTTTCAGCTTCACTTTGCTATTTCACATCCAGCTTGTGTCAGGAGTGGCCAAAAGTTACAACTGTTGGTATGGCTCTTCAGGggcttatgtgaaatgagtttagtTCCCTCAGTTTGGTTTCCAGTGAATAGGTGTCTGTTACAAGAAGTTGTCACCTGTccccagaactgatccctccAAAATCAGCCTGAGACACCCAGGCAAaggaggcggggggagaggggagagggacaCAGGAGGGGTAAGCTGCACTGCTGCCACCTGTGAAATACTGGCTCTATGGATAAAAGAAGAACAGGATCCAGGCCTGTCAATTTTGCATCTTTCAATAATATGCCTACAgacactaatttaaaaaaaataaataaaagcagtttaacattttaaaagaatgagACCCAAACTCAGCCCCCATCTCTGGGCGCAACTTCACTGAAGACACCTATGTTTATATTAGAGCCTAACTTGGTCCACATACACACAAAGTTGTAGCAGTCAGAAAAATAAGTTTACAGTTGTGTCCGGAGAATGTAAAATCCATTATATACTCATATTATTCTCAGTAAGAGTTAAGTCCCCACAGGGAGAGATTATGCTGGTGTCTTAACGACAGCATACTAAACTACTTCTTATGGggcaaaattcatttaaaaaaaacaaccctcagtCAACCCAAGCCCTTTTTTCCATATGCAGAGATTTAAGTTCTGAACAGACTACCACAGTCTAGGAATATTTATGCTGTGAAGGGTAAAACCAGACAGTTTGAGACTGGGAAAATCTGGAGTtggacagtaaaaaaaaaaaaaccaggaagaGCAGAAGTAGTTTGCTTCTTGTTTTAGTAACAATGACAAACTGCACCCAAATTTCCATCCTGTGTGAGGAAGTAGAACCTCTCTCTTCCCACTCTGGCAAAGCTAAGGAAGTATTTAAATAGGAGCATATCTGCAGGCCTGCATTGCCACAGCTGAAACATGAGAGGAATTCCATTTGTAACATCTCATTTCTGCAGAAAGTGACACTAAAGCTACACTAACCTGTTTGCTCTTCCTACATTTCTAGACCATATGCAGGACTTAATCTGAGCCGTAGAAGGTCCACCATCCCCACCCATtcaactccctcccacccctcctttgGAAGAAGGAAGTTAAAGCTGATCTACCTTCCAATATTCTTCATGCGCATCTTTGCTTCTGGAGGCATTTCTTCTGGTTCACTCTAGTTAAAGAGAAAGAACATGGATGTTAGGGCATAGTTAAACATTTTATTCTTCTCTGTTGAACATTCAGAAGCCAGACATGAATGGAGCTAACAATCTCTCAGGAAAGCAACATGTTTTAGAGCACACACTGCCTCTAGTCTATAAAGCCATAAACACGAGTAAAGAAATTGCACGTGATAAGTAGATCCACACTGTagagaaaggtttcagagtagcaaccatGTTAGtcagtatcagcaaaaacaacgaggagtccttgtggcaccttagagatcaacacatgtatttgggcataagcttttgaaagcttatgcccaaataaatgtgctagtctgtaaggtgccacaaggactcctcgttgtgtCCACTGTAGAGAAAGACATTTATATTCAAATTCAGTAAGATGCCAGCAAACATGCAGTACGACTTATCAGTGGCTACCGTTTTGGTATGAGTTATCACCTTCAGCCATTTGCCTTCAAGGGCAGACTTGCCCATTATATCATAATATGTTGCAATGACACCCCAGAAGCTGTCTCATGACCTTTTAACATTCTGTAAGCGTAGGGCTCCAACAAGTGGCAATGCCTCACTAACATCAGGAAAATCTTGGGAGACGAATGGTACTGATGTCAACCCTAAGGACTTCTTTCATGTGTGTCTCCTCTTCTACCTCCACCCTATCaattttccttcccttttccctTCTCCTTTGTGCTCACAAGGTCTGCAGCAATCACAGCCATTACCACATATCATTCATCCAAAGTTTTTCTATAGCAACACATTAGCAATCGAAGTATTAAACAGGTTGTTTAGCATTTCACACATGGAAGAGAGCTCGATGGGAAATAGACTGGCAATTGAAAAGCACTTTTGCAATGTGTGCAGAAATAAACTACTTAGTTTTTTCATTAATCTCTTTACAAGCCAAGCCAACTTTTGTATCCAGCTCTATGTATAAAATGGTATTTTGTCACAGAGAAACATGGCAGATGCAACTGAATCAGAAGTGTGGTAGTCAGGCTTATCGATGGTAGTCACTCAAGCAAAATACTAGGTATACTAGGGTTTGCCTCAAAGGAATACATGGCCATGGTACAGATCAGTGAGTAACTGTACCATCAAGTATTCTAAATTACCCATCTTTATTAAACTTAAAATGGAACACATTAAATAAAGTATTGTGTCGCTCACTACACTGTAGATGTAGCCCATACCTGAATGTTTCAGCAGTATTTAGATTCAGTACACAACAGGAGGAAGACAATTACATTAAAACCACAAAAAGAAGGAGTATCTAtttgccttcctcctccctctcactTCAAGGAACATTGACAGCACTTGGTGAGTTACAGAAAACAAGTGTTGAGGAGTCAGGACCTCTTGAACAAACAGTCAGCTCTAAAGCAACCACATTGCCCTGTCTGTCTGCTTAACTCCATTTTAAAGTCTTAATTTGTGTGACCAATATGCCTGTTCAAATGTGTCCCCTACCCCCTCTTCCTTAATACACTACGGAGACCCACTGGTCCTGCTGAGGAATGGAAACTCTTTTTGCATCTCACACTTGAAGTCTTGTGTTTCTGCCAACTCAGCTGAGGCCAAACCTCTCCATGCCCTTTCCCAATTAGCTGAATTGTTTACCACCACATTATTGCACTTCACTGAAGGGAGCATCATTTCTTTTCAGTTACTCTAGCCCCCCATTATCAAACCCATAGACAGAAAGCAGCACTGAGAATTTGAACTGGTTTCTGGCAGGGCAATCTGGAGATCTGGGCTCAAGTTGCATAAGTGAAAATGAGATTATTGTTTTCTTTTCTAGTGAATTTTATTAACATTTCTAATTATCACACATATTGACCTTTGTCAGTTAACTGCTCATATATTTTTATGTATATGTGTTGCAGTTTGTGTAAAGTGTGGGTGGTTAAGCAGTTGTAGAAAAGCCTTGAAAGAATGTGGTTTAATTAGAAAGATTGGTCCTGGAAGGTAACTTATAAAAGTCTGAAGAAAAGACCCCAATTATCAGGAATGGTGCTAACTGGTTTTAGTACGGAGCAGTGCTTAAAGTCATGTAAGTGCTGATAAATAATGTAATTAAAAAGATAAATTATTAACGATTTCATTGCTAGTATCTGCTGTCCGGTGTTGGagccagccaagcaccccagGTCTAGTCCTGTTGTAAGTATCTGACCAGTGCTTATAACTGCATGTTACTATATGGGTGTGATGACTGCTTAGGTGTTTATGGCCCATTTGAAGTGTCCCTATAAACACCATTCAACCTttagatttaataaaggaatttatggttgAATTGGTTTTGTGGTGGTATTCTGTATTactgataaaataaataataataataaataaataaataaattccaaCAATGTGTTTAAGGGAAACACTGGATCAGTTCTAAATTATAACACATTCACATTTTTGTGGAAAAGCTTACAGAATACCTACTCACACTGCCTAACTCTAACCAGCACTCACTGTTCCCCTCTTTAGTGAGTGTCAGCCATCACGTGGTATTTACTTACATCATCATCTTCATTGAAAACTGCTGCTACAGAAAGAGTTTTTGGAGCTAGGGTGGGAGCAGGCTCTTTAGGTTTCTGAAATAAATTGAAAACACACCAAATGAAATCAGACAAGTCTGCTTACTTGACTAGGATCCATTTAACCTttcaagactttttaaaaatggaattcaTTAAACATCTTCACTGAAATTGAAGCAATTTTTTTAAGACATGCATAGGTTGATTTCTAACTGGCTAAACTAAAAGTCAAGATAGTTCTCTGAACCAGACAGAAAAGTTTTCCAGTAATGGGTCAAGGGAGCATCTGTCCATCTGGGCAAGATGTTTTCTGATGAACTCATCCGATCCTCCCAAGTTTCAATTCCCTACAAGCAAGTATTAGTTTCTTGCAAACATGCACATTACCGGGCCATGTGGCTACTGGTGCATGATATAGGAAATTAAATCAGAATCTGAGCAGCTTGTGACAACTATGTCTCAAACAACACACACAGGATTTGGCCATATCCTCATCTGTTCTTTATTCCTGAGGCCGCACTGGAGTATTTTATTCCTGAGGCCGCACTGGAATATTTAAGTCTGTCAACCGCAAGAGGCTGAGCATGTTTGTCTTTTTGTACTTTAATAGGTCTTAGTATTTTTCTTGATTGAACAATCAAGTGCTTTTTAATGAATGTTTCCAATTCAGAAGCAGAAGGTAACATCAGACAGTTTCACACAGGGGATCTTTGTTGGCAAAAATTTACACTTGCCAACAGACACCTCTATTCAAAGCATATCCAGCCATCAAAATCAGACATTTTTGTACTCTGTATAATGCAAAAGGAATCAAAATTAATGACTCCAAAGAAAAATAAGATGAGAAAATTTAAACTGCTGGTAACAACTTTTATTTACATAGAATCATCCTGCTCTACTGCACAATGCTTACTCACTTCTGTAGTATTAAGGAGATATTCTGCATACATTTACACTGTGTAGTCATACATACAGTAGTGGGTATTGGGGAGAGACAGGATTAGGTTCAGTGTGTAGATCTATTCATTATCCTACCTGTAAGGAACAATTACTGCTAAGAAGTTTATCTTCCCTAGAGGCATCAGCACAGACCACTAGGATAGGCCAGAGGACGGGGAAAAAATAATGATCCCAAATTTGGATGCAAACGTAGCTGAATCAGTGAGCTAGAAATCCTATGAGCCAACTGAACTTGCTAGTGGCTCAAAAAGCATCTGTCAATTTTTCAAGGACTGAGTTTACCTTATTGTGTATGTTCTagcctgttttttttattttgtttttctgattTGAAAGCAACAtgcctttagaaaaacatcctattGAGCAATCTTTTCACCTTCTGCTGGTTTGTAAAATGCTGACATTGCACCTACAGAATTCTTGAGGAATAGAGATTGAACTAAACCTATTTAGAGATTTATAATGCACACTTCGCTGTGGTATTTGAGAACTGTGTAAAAATTACATTTATAAACAAGCAGATGCTTGCCTGTCCCAGAATAGTGAACAATGAAGCAGATTAGTCAATGGGAAAAGTAAAGATCCATTTGATTGCTAACAAACTGGAAACctcttaaatttaatttaatacaTCCACATAAACAAGCGGGAGAAGGAATCATCAAATCTGTCCTGGACAACAGAGGATTAGGATTCTTGGAAATGTAGCATGGCAACGAACCCCATTTCCTGTACATTCTACAGACACTGATCTCAGCACATATTACATTCTAGTAACTttaaatcataagaacataagaacataagaaaggccgtaccgggtcagaccaaaggtccatctagcccagtatctgtctaccgacagtggccaatgccaggtgcccctgagggagtgaacctaacaggcaatgatcaagtgatctctctcctgccatccatctccatcctctgacgaacagaggctagggacaccattcttacccatcctggctaatagccatttatgaacttagccaccatgaatttatccagtccccttttaaacattgttatagtcctagccttcacagcctcctcaggtaaggagttccacaagttgactgtgcgctgcgtgaagaagaacttccttttatttgttttaaacctgctgcctattaatttcatttggtgacccctagttcttgtattatgggaataagtaaataacttttccttatccactttctcaacatcactcatgattttatatacctctatcatgtccccccttagtctcctcttttccaaactgaagagtcctagcctctttaatctttcctcatatgggaccctctctaaacccctaatcattttagttgctcttttctgaaccttttctagtgctagaatatcttttttgaggtgaagagaccacatctgtacacagtattcgagatgtgggcgtaccatggatttatataagggcaataatatattctcagtcttattctctatcccctttttaattattcctaacatcctgtttgcttttttgaccgcctctgcacactgcgtggacatcttcagagaactatccacgataattccaagatctttttcctgactcgttgtagctaaattagcccccatcatgttgtatgtatagttggggttattttttccaatgtgcattactttacatttatccacattaaatttcatttgccattttgttgcccaatcacttagttttgcgagatctttttgaagtttttcacaatctgctttggtcttaactatcttgagtagtttagtgtcatctgcaaactttgccacctcactgtttacccctttctccagatcatttatgaataaattgaataggattggtcctaggactgacccttggggaacaccactagttacccctctccattctgagaatttaccattaattcctaccctttgttccctgtcctttaaccagttctcaatccatgaaaggaccttcccttttatcccatgacagcttaatttacgtaagagcctttggtgagggaccttgtcaaaggctttctggaaatctaagtacactatgtctacggatccccttgtccacatgtttgttgacctcttcaaagaactctaatagattagtaagacacgatttccctttacagaaaccatgttgactattgctcaagagtttatgtttttctatgtgtctgacaattttattctttactattgtttcaactaatttgcccggtaccgacgttagacttaccggtctgtaattgccaggatcacccctagagccctttttaaatattggcgttacattagctaacttccagtcattgggtaccaagccgatttaaaggacaggttacaaaccttggttaatagttcataacttcacatttgagttctttcagaactcttgggtgaatgccatctggtcccggtgacttgttaatgttgagtttatcaattaattccaaaacctcctctagtgacacttcaatctgtgacagttcctcagatttgtcacctacaaaagccagctcaggtttgggaatctccctaacatcctcagccgtgaagactgaagcaaagaatccatttagtttctccgcaatgactttatcatctttaagtgctccttttgtattttcatcgtcaaggggccccactggttgtttagcaggcttcctgcttctgatgtacttaaaaaacattttgttattacctttggagtttttggctagccgttcttcaaactcctctttggcttttcttattacactcttgcacttaagttggcagtgtttgtgctcctttctatttgcctcactgggatttgacttccacttttaaaggaagtcttttatctctcactgcttcttttacatggttgttaagccacggtggctcttttttagttcttttactgtttttcttaatttggggtatacattgaagttgggcctctattatggtgtctttaaaaagggcccatgcaacttgcagggatttcactttagtcactgtaccttttaacttttgtctaactaacccctcatttttgtatagttcccccttttgaaattaaaggccacagtgttgggcagttgagatgttcttcccaccacagggatgttgaatgctattgtactatggtcactatttccaagcggtcctgctatagttacctcttggaccagctcctgcgctccactcaggattaaatctagagtcgcctctccccttgtgggttcccgtaccagctgctccatgaagcagtcatttaaagtatcgagaaattttatctctgcatttcgtcctgaagtgaaatgttcccagtcaatatggggataattgaaatcccccaccattattgggttcttaattttgatagcctctctaatttcccttagcatttcatcatcactattactgtcctggtcaggtggtcgataatagatccctactgttatatttttactagagcatgaaatttctatccatagagactctatggaacctgtggattcgcctaagatttttacttcatttgaatctacactttctttaacatatagtgccactcctccccctgcacggcctgttctgtccttccgatatattttgtaccccagaatgattgtgtcccattgattggtctcagtccaccaggtttctgtgatgcctattatatctatatcctcctttatcagaaggcactctagttcacccatcttattatttagacttctggcatttgtgtacaagcactttaaaaacttgtccctgtttattagcctgcctttttctgatgtgccagattcttttttatgtgattgtttatcatctgatccggcccttacgttatacttctcattcctctgctcctgactataacctggagattctctagcatcagactctccctaagagaagtctgtgtccgatccacacgctcctctgcagcagtcggctttcccccatctcctagtttaaaaactgctctacaacctttttaatgtttagtgccagcagtctggttccactttggtttaggtggagcccatctctcctgtataggctcctcccatcccagaagtttccccagttcctaatgaacgtgaacccctcctctctacaccatcgtctcatccacgcattgagactctgcagctctgcctgcctacctgaccctgcgcgtggaactgggaacatttctgaaaatgccaccatagaggtcctggatttcagtctcttccctagcagcctaaatttggcttccaggacatctctcctacccttccctatgtcattggtacctacatgtaccacgaccaccggctcctcccggcactacacataagtctatctagatgcctcgagagatccgcaaccttcgcaccaggcaggcaagtcaccatacggttctcccggtcatcacagacccagctatctacatttctaataatcgaatctcccattactaacacctgccttttcctagaaactggagttccctcccccggagaggcaacctcagtgcgagaggcaaccccagaaccatctggaaggagggtcccaactatgggaaggtttccctctgctcccattgactgctctacttccctgggcccttcttcctcctcaacagcacaggagctgtctaagcggaggtgggacaattctacagtgtcccggaaggcctcatcaacatacctctctgcctctctcagctcctccagttccgccaccctggcctccaaagtccgtacatggtctctgagggtcaggagctccttgcaccgactgcacacatacgccacccgcccacagggcaggtaatcatacatgcgacagtcagtgcaataaactggatagcccccactctgctgctgggcttctgcctgcattgtctcctagttagtgaaagggtggtttacggaaagtggttttggaatgtggttcggtttacagGTTTTAGCCTGTAAACCGAACCACAAAAGCCGCCAAAGAGGCATTTGAATATATTAGACTAACTGGTCTTGTGACagaagaaacaaaaatgaaagatACATTTTCCAATGCAAAAGTAATATTTTAGAAGTTAAAGATGACAAAAGAATTACCAGTCTACCCACAGGTGTCAGTGCAAGATATAGTGCTTTCCCCCCCATCTAGTTATAAGAGTCCTGAGCATTGAAGCTTCCAGCACTCCTTCAGGAAGCTGTTCCAGGCTTAGATCTTATTTATTAGAGAATTATTTCATATATTCAAGGACAATTTAGAGTTAATTTTGTCCCATTACTCTTGCTCTCTCTTGGACAACTCTAAACAATTCTCATTGGTGTTATACCCTTAAAATACTTACTAGAACAAAAGGATAGGCCCTGCAACACTTCCCCACATGTCAACTTCAATATTTTTAGTCAACCTACTCACATTAGGTTTCATTAGCTTTCTCTCCAAGTCACTCCCTCAAGAATAAAATACTCTCTTGGTCTTATGTTTCccttaaaaataaaccaaacattcaAACAACTTACATTTGCTCCAAGTTTGATG includes the following:
- the LOC120398815 gene encoding PEST proteolytic signal-containing nuclear protein isoform X2; translated protein: MADSEAGEEKPKQPQADGGPEEEAEKPVKTKTVSSSNGGESSSRSAEKRVADEEAEDFTTKPAPAKMSKFGFAIGSQTTKKAPVISIKLGANKPKEPAPTLAPKTLSVAAVFNEDDDSEPEEMPPEAKMRMKNIGRDTPTSAGPNSFNKGKHGFSDNQKLWERNIKSHLGNVPEDDD
- the LOC120398815 gene encoding PEST proteolytic signal-containing nuclear protein isoform X3 — translated: MTWKTWQEIIGPEEEAEKPVKTKTVSSSNGGESSSRSAEKRVADEEAEDFTTKPAPAKMSKFGFAIGSQTTKKAPVISIKLGANKPKEPAPTLAPKTLSVAAVFNEDDDSEPEEMPPEAKMRMKNIGRDTPTSAGPNSFNKGKHGFSDNQKLWERNIKSHLGNVPEDDD
- the LOC120398815 gene encoding PEST proteolytic signal-containing nuclear protein isoform X4, which codes for MAGNYSNGGESSSRSAEKRVADEEAEDFTTKPAPAKMSKFGFAIGSQTTKKAPVISIKLGANKPKEPAPTLAPKTLSVAAVFNEDDDSEPEEMPPEAKMRMKNIGRDTPTSAGPNSFNKGKHGFSDNQKLWERNIKSHLGNVPEDDD